The Shewanella algae DNA segment GCCCCCAGATTCAACCAGGACACGCCCAAAGTAGTGCTGTCGCGCCTGACTCAGCTGCAAGTGAAAGACACACCGGATCCCTGGCAGGTGTTGGCCAGTTGGCAAGGGCGCAACCCCAACAGTTTTCAATTCGGCTTCGAATTCAGCCCTGAGCGCAGCTTTATCTCCTGTTCGCCCGAGCGTCTCTATCGCCGCCATCAGCAGGAGCTGTATACCGAAGCACTGGCGGGCACTACCATTCGCGGCCTAAGCCCGGAAGAGGATGAACTGCTGGCGCAGCAGCTATTGGATGACAGCAAAAACAGCCATGAGAATCAGCTGGTCAGGGAGCATATTGTCAAGGCACTGACTCCGCTGAGCCGCTATGTCGGTGCCGATGAGACGCCAACCATCTTCAAACTCAACCATATTCAGCATCTGCACAGATCGATTCGCGCCGAGCTACGGCACGGGGTAAAAGATTTTCAACTGCTGCAGGCCCTGCATCCGACGCCGGCCGTCGGCGGCCTGCCACGGGAATCGGCCATCAGTTTTCTACGCCAACGGGAAGGCTATATGCGCGGCTGGTATGCCGGGGCCTGTGGTTATCTGAATAAATATGAGAGTGAATTTGCGGTAGCCATCCGCTGCGCCCTGCTGGAACCCGGCTGCATCAATCTGTTTGCCGGCGCCGGCATAGTCGCAGGCTCAGACCCGGAAGCCGAATGGCAGGAGCTGGAAAACAAGCTCGCCACCATAATGTCAATTCTGCTGGATTTCTAGGGTGATGGCTGTTCCTGTATCCTCAGTTGCAGCTGCTCCAGGCTCTGCTGTTTAATCTCCGCCAATTCCCCGGAACGCTCCAACTGCTCAAAACTTTGGTCGAACAAGGCCTTCAGCTCGAGCCCTTTGGGATTATTGGCGAAGGCAAAATAAACATCTGCCCGTAGCACATCCTCAATAAGCACCAATCTTCTGGGCTGTTCCAACTGTGGCAACAGCGGCAAGATGTCCGGCTTATAGTCAAGCACGGCATCGATTTTGCCTTCATTCACCTTGCGCAGCATTTCCAGCAGGCTACTGTTTTCCTGATAGTGCATGGGTACCTGGGTCAGGGTAAAAAAGCGATAGGCGATCAGGGCCTGAACCCTGCGATGGGTCAGTGAGTCCATTCCTTGCCAAACACTGGCCAGCTCAGGGGTCACCGCGGCATCTATCACCTCGGTTTCCACCTTTTTGGCGCTGTAAATCCCCTTGGAGATATCCCCCAGATAGAGCCCTAACACCATGTCCACCTGTTCACGCTCCAGCATGTAGAGGGAACGGGGAAAGGGAACAAACTGGATTTCCAGTTGCCATTCCGGCTCGGGAAAGACCCTTCGCAACAGCTCAAAATAATAGCCTTCGCCATTGGTTTCGGTATAACCGCCCCAACTGGCGGTAGCTATCTGGATCTTGGTCGGTTCGGCAATGGCCGGCCAGACAAAAGTCAGCAAGGCCAGCAGCAGGCAGCAGATTCGATTCATTTTACTCTCCTGTCTTCCTTTTCAGTGTAGAGTAGCTTGAGATGGACTGGACATTTTTTACGCTTCCCCCTTGTCAGCCGGATTATGGGCACTATAATGTGCGCCCTTTCGGTCGAACCGAAGATGCGGGTTCCCTCACCCCGCCCAGCCAACTAAAAAGGTCACAATATGTTAATGTTAACCGGCGCGCAGCTCAAACGCGCACTGATCCTCTTGGTCAGT contains these protein-coding regions:
- a CDS encoding substrate-binding periplasmic protein, with the translated sequence MNRICCLLLALLTFVWPAIAEPTKIQIATASWGGYTETNGEGYYFELLRRVFPEPEWQLEIQFVPFPRSLYMLEREQVDMVLGLYLGDISKGIYSAKKVETEVIDAAVTPELASVWQGMDSLTHRRVQALIAYRFFTLTQVPMHYQENSSLLEMLRKVNEGKIDAVLDYKPDILPLLPQLEQPRRLVLIEDVLRADVYFAFANNPKGLELKALFDQSFEQLERSGELAEIKQQSLEQLQLRIQEQPSP
- a CDS encoding isochorismate synthase, translating into MSALTLPQAISSLKDKLCQLAKLTPAEPIVQLAAEVQAIPLISWLASQPSYPRIYWQGRDRLEEVAAIGCCLDFRFEDEVTDEALAEIYEKQRAYSSNQEIRYYGGVAFDREIASWPEFGRARFLLPRIELRRSSDHFRLLVNLNLGQADRQAEIAQAQAALDALVPARPMTPPTKTEQLSRNDRPDYPRWKTLVEQVTAPRFNQDTPKVVLSRLTQLQVKDTPDPWQVLASWQGRNPNSFQFGFEFSPERSFISCSPERLYRRHQQELYTEALAGTTIRGLSPEEDELLAQQLLDDSKNSHENQLVREHIVKALTPLSRYVGADETPTIFKLNHIQHLHRSIRAELRHGVKDFQLLQALHPTPAVGGLPRESAISFLRQREGYMRGWYAGACGYLNKYESEFAVAIRCALLEPGCINLFAGAGIVAGSDPEAEWQELENKLATIMSILLDF